The Corynebacterium comes genome window below encodes:
- the serA gene encoding phosphoglycerate dehydrogenase has translation MSKPVVLIADKLAPSTVDALGDAVEVRWVDGPNTPELLAAVPEADALLVRSATTVTREVLEAAPKLKIVGRAGVGLDNVDIDAATERGVMVVNAPTSNIHSACEHAIALLMATVRQIPAADATLRQGEWKRSAFKGVEIFGKTVGVVGFGHIGQLFAQRLSAFETDIIAYDPYANPTRAAQLGVELVELDELVSRADIITIHLPKTKETAGMFNAELLAKSKKGQIIINAARGGLVDEQALADAIRSGHIWGAGFDVFSTEPCTDSPLFELPQVVVTPHLGASTEEAQDRAGTDVAASVLKALAGEFVPDAVNVSGGRVGEEVALWLELTRKLGLLAGQLLDAAPVDLEVVARGELSTEDDLSVLGLSAVRGLFSATTDEPVTFVNAPNIAETRGLDYKVDTATESTTHRSSVEVKAIGSDGSSRTVVGTLTGLDRVEKIVRIDDRGLDMRAEGRNLFLEYTDAPGALGKVGSQLGEAGINIEAAALTQAAKGDGAILILRVDGEVPASLEKQIAESLGATAAVQLDLN, from the coding sequence GTGAGCAAGCCCGTCGTCCTTATTGCCGACAAACTGGCACCGTCCACCGTAGACGCGCTCGGAGACGCCGTGGAGGTGCGCTGGGTCGACGGCCCGAACACCCCGGAGCTGCTCGCCGCCGTCCCGGAGGCTGACGCTCTGCTGGTCCGTTCCGCGACCACCGTCACCCGCGAGGTCCTCGAGGCCGCCCCGAAGCTGAAGATCGTCGGCCGTGCCGGCGTCGGGCTGGACAACGTCGACATCGACGCAGCCACCGAGCGTGGCGTCATGGTCGTCAACGCTCCGACCTCGAACATCCACTCCGCCTGCGAGCACGCCATCGCCCTGCTCATGGCCACCGTGCGCCAGATCCCGGCCGCAGACGCGACCCTGCGTCAGGGCGAGTGGAAGCGCTCCGCTTTCAAGGGTGTGGAGATCTTCGGCAAGACCGTCGGCGTCGTCGGTTTCGGTCACATCGGTCAGCTGTTCGCCCAGCGCCTGTCGGCCTTCGAGACGGACATCATCGCCTACGACCCGTACGCGAACCCGACCCGCGCCGCACAGCTCGGCGTCGAGCTCGTCGAGCTGGATGAGCTCGTCTCCCGCGCCGACATCATCACCATCCACCTTCCCAAGACCAAGGAGACGGCCGGCATGTTCAATGCCGAGCTGCTCGCCAAGTCCAAGAAGGGCCAGATCATCATCAACGCCGCCCGCGGCGGCCTGGTTGATGAGCAGGCACTGGCGGACGCCATCAGGTCCGGTCACATCTGGGGCGCCGGCTTCGACGTGTTCTCCACCGAGCCGTGCACCGACTCCCCGCTGTTCGAGCTGCCGCAGGTCGTTGTCACCCCGCACCTGGGCGCATCCACGGAGGAGGCCCAGGACCGCGCCGGTACCGACGTCGCCGCATCCGTGCTCAAGGCACTGGCCGGCGAGTTCGTCCCGGACGCCGTCAACGTCTCCGGCGGTCGTGTCGGCGAAGAGGTCGCCCTGTGGCTGGAGCTCACCCGCAAGCTCGGCCTGCTGGCCGGTCAGCTTCTCGACGCCGCCCCGGTCGACCTTGAGGTCGTGGCCCGCGGCGAGCTGTCCACCGAGGATGACCTGTCCGTGCTCGGCCTCTCCGCCGTGCGTGGCCTGTTCTCCGCCACCACCGACGAGCCGGTCACCTTCGTCAACGCCCCGAACATCGCCGAGACCCGCGGTCTCGATTACAAGGTGGACACCGCCACCGAGTCCACCACCCACCGTTCCTCGGTCGAGGTCAAGGCCATCGGTTCGGACGGCTCCTCCCGTACCGTGGTCGGCACCCTCACCGGCCTGGACCGCGTGGAGAAGATCGTGCGTATCGACGACCGCGGTCTGGACATGCGTGCCGAGGGCCGCAACCTCTTCCTGGAGTACACCGACGCCCCGGGTGCCCTGGGCAAGGTCGGCTCCCAGCTGGGCGAGGCCGGCATCAACATCGAGGCCGCCGCTCTGACCCAGGCAGCCAAGGGTGACGGCGCCATCCTCATCCTGCGTGTCGACGGAGAGGTCCCGGCCTCCCTGGAGAAGCAGATCGCCGAGTCGCTGGGCGCCACCGCAGCCGTCCAGCTCGACCTGAACTAG